The Coriobacteriia bacterium sequence GAGATCGAGCTCGAGGATCCGCTCGAGAACATGGGCGCTCAGCTCGTCAAGGAAGTCGCCGTCAAGACCAACGATGTCGCCGGTGACGGCACCACGACCGCGACGCTGCTCGCCCAGGTCATCGTGACCGAGGGTTTGCGCAACGTCTCGGCCGGCGCCAACCCGCTCGCCATCCGTCGCGGCATCGAGAAGGCAGTCGACACGATCGTCGAGCAGATCAAGAAGAACGCCAAGGACATCGAGGGTAAGGACGAGATCGCCAACGTCGGCGCCATCTCGGCCGCCGACGATGAGATCGGCGCCAAGATCGCCGACGCCATGGACGTCGTGGGCAAGGACGGCGTCATCACCGTCGAGGAGAGCCAGACGTTCGGTATCGACATCGACACCGTCGAGGGCATGCAGTTCGACAAGGGCTACGTCTCGATGTACATGGTCACGGACCCCGATCGCATGGAGGCCGTGCTCAACGATCCGCTGATCCTCATCGCCAACCAGAAGATCGGCAACATCCAGGACCTCCTGCCGGTGCTCGAGAAGGTCATGCAGGCCGGCAAGCAGCTCCTCGTCATCGCCGAGGACATCGAGGGCGAGGCGCTCGCCACCCTCATCGTCAACAAGCTGCGCGGCACGTTCACGTGCATCGCGGTCAAGGCTCCGGGCTTTGGCGACCGCCGCAAGCGCATGCTCGAGGACATCGCCGTCGTCACCGGCGGTCAGGCCATCATGGAAGAGCTCGGCCTGAAGCTTGAGAACGTCACGCTCGACATGCTCGGTCGCGCCAAGACCGTCAAGGTCACCAAGGACAACACCACGATCATCGACGGTGCCGGCACCAAGGCCGATATCGATGCTCGCGTGAAGCAGATCAAGTCCGAGATCGAGAACTCCGACTCCGACTTCGACAAGGAGAAGCTCCAGGAGCGCCTCGCGAAGCTCTCCGGCGGCGTGGCGGTCATCAAGGTCGGCGCAGCCACCGAGACCGAGCTCAAGGAGAAGAAGCACCGCATCGAGGATGCCCTGCAGGCGACCCGCGCGGCAGTCGAAGAGGGCATCGTCGCCGGCGGCGGCGTTGCACTCGTGGACGCACTTCCCGCGCTCGACAAGATCAAGACCGATGACGCCGATGAGATCGTCGGCATCAACATCATCCGCAAGGCGCTCGTCGAGCCGATGAAGACCATCGCTCAGAACGCCGGCTTC is a genomic window containing:
- the groL gene encoding chaperonin GroEL (60 kDa chaperone family; promotes refolding of misfolded polypeptides especially under stressful conditions; forms two stacked rings of heptamers to form a barrel-shaped 14mer; ends can be capped by GroES; misfolded proteins enter the barrel where they are refolded when GroES binds), which codes for MAKDIRFDEEARHGLAAGVNKLADAVKVTLGPKGRYVVLEKKFGAPTITNDGVTIAKEIELEDPLENMGAQLVKEVAVKTNDVAGDGTTTATLLAQVIVTEGLRNVSAGANPLAIRRGIEKAVDTIVEQIKKNAKDIEGKDEIANVGAISAADDEIGAKIADAMDVVGKDGVITVEESQTFGIDIDTVEGMQFDKGYVSMYMVTDPDRMEAVLNDPLILIANQKIGNIQDLLPVLEKVMQAGKQLLVIAEDIEGEALATLIVNKLRGTFTCIAVKAPGFGDRRKRMLEDIAVVTGGQAIMEELGLKLENVTLDMLGRAKTVKVTKDNTTIIDGAGTKADIDARVKQIKSEIENSDSDFDKEKLQERLAKLSGGVAVIKVGAATETELKEKKHRIEDALQATRAAVEEGIVAGGGVALVDALPALDKIKTDDADEIVGINIIRKALVEPMKTIAQNAGF